aggattaatggcctttgcgaaccgggactaaaggcctatttTCTACCAGTGTAAATGTCCTTATCTATTTGTCATATTGAATGCCGATAgatgataaagccttatagttaTACTAGTACACGTAACTGATGGAATGTTTAGATCAATGCAATGCTCTGCGCAAGTGTTGCTGCACACACTTCTTGTGGCACCCGAATTGGCCATCACAACTTCGTCAAATTTGGTAAGTGTTCACATATACGACAATGAGGCTGCTGCGGCATGGCGCTGGAAAAGTGTGGCACGCCACAAAATATAACACCAACCAAACTGTTGCCACAGAAAGTCAAACTTGTATAACTCTTGTTTTGTGAAATGTGCGAAGATTTTTGCTAAACCTTGATTTCTTTTCTATGAGGCTTAACCCTGTTTCTTTTCGGTGTAGTTGttagtttgatttttttttttctgttgtaaGAAATTGTGAAACATTCAGTCAAGACGAAAGGATTGTGCAACAGAGCATGCAAACCTTAAGTCAAGCAGACCGGCCTGATATCTTTGAAGAATAGAATGAGGGATTGGTCCATCGAGTTGGTTATATGACAAATCGCTGTAAAATAATAGTTAAAACCATTCTCTAAAATTTATATCATCACCCAAACATTATAATCAGCAGAGACTTACAGAACTTTTATTGACTTTATTTGGTAGTCTGGAATACCTCCTGTCAAATTGTTGTGTGACAAATCCCTACATATGTTTTATGCTTAGGATCACAAAGATGTTAACATAACCTCATTTATCCCATTAATATTTTGTGGTAGGCACCACTTACAGGTTTTCCAGTGATACCATGTTCATGAATGCTATGGTTAATCCACCTTTCAGTCCGCTGGTAGACagatttctgcacaaaaaaaaaAATCATTCAATACAAATGTCTTGATTTTGTGATATCATTGAGCTAACATGTTTCCTTGAGATTATTCTAATATCTTTTTGTGGTTCAGGTTTACAGTAAATTATATTTATAACAGAATGTGCTTCAAAAGTTTAAAAATATTGAATTGTGATGTTTAGATTCCGAAATGTATATGGTACAAGTCCCTGTTTTTTTTTTGACCAGGAAACCGTAGAACAATGGTTCTAGGGTAAATGGAAACAAATATAAATGGAATAAAAAAAGCTGTATGTGTTGGGTATGGGCGTTCAGATGTATTTAAAAGAAGGACGTGGCTACAGAGCGGCAAGGCGCCCGTTAGTTGTCGAGAGCGCACCCTCCATATTAGGAAAATGATGTGACATGTCATTTTAGCCTACCAGAAAAGGAAAGTATGCAGTCTCACATCGTCAGGTTACCTCAGTGGAGAGACCACGTGCAATTATTTGTGGTTTCGATTTTTTAAAAAAGTCATAACTTTTGATTCGAGTGTCGGAATTTAGATCCGTTTTCACTATTGGGTTTCTCGCGACgagttcttcaaaactagatcccatatgagTAGGTTTCGACAAACTTTTTTTTCGAGCAACTTTGTGTGCTATAGAGGCAACTTCAGTGCTATAGGAAAGCAACTCCTTTTTTTCCCTCTACCTATCAGCGGAGGATCCTTCTAAGTTGGTTACCATGACTACCAATTAACTAACTTCACCTCTAAATTTTCTACCATAAGGACACTCAATCATGCCAAATGCTGGGATCGGCCTCTCCAGACACCTTTAACCATCCAATGATGATCACCTAATTTGTTTGAACAAGTCCGTACGTCCGAAATCCTCCAAACCGAACAACGAGGCGACGTTCTCAAGGCCCCTCAGTCTCCATTGCTCCCTCCGACATCAAATTGGATGCCATCTCCTAAGACACAAGAGGAGCAGAATCCGCGAAGTAGTTTCGATCGTACCAAGGGATCCCACCCAGAGGAGATAAATTATTGACGCATCTCTATGACACAAACTTGAAAGGTATCTAAAACCTTTACATATTAGCCAAGTTATGTTCTTGGTAATGTTTCTGTTCATGAGGGTTGGGCTACTGGATACATGATTTTAGACAATTGTATGATTGATTGTGGGCAACCGGATGCATGGTTTTAGACAACTGTATGGTTGATTGTGGGCAACCGGATACATGGTTTTAGGCAACAGTGTCGTTGATTGTGGGCAACCGAATACATGGTTTTAGGCAACTGTATGGTTGATCATGGGCAACTGGATACATGGTTTTAGACAACTGTATGGTTGATTGTGGGCAACTGGATACATGGTTTTAGGCAACAGTATCATTGATTGTGGGCAACCGGATACATGGTTTTAGACAACTGTATGGTTGATGATGGGCAACTGGACACATGGTTTTAGACAACTGTATGGTTGATTGTGGGCAACTGGATACATGGTTTTAGGCAACAGTATCATTGATTGTAGGCAACGATGACACCTGAAAAAGGTTGGGAGGGGCCTCACCATACCTTCGGTCACCACACTAGACAGGAAAACACCTGCGCGCGATTTGTGCCAAATCGAATGGCTTGGGATGGCGCGCTCGACGTCTCCAAATATTGCAGCAGCACTAATAAGCATTTGGGCACAACTTATATGTGAATTTAGTGAACAAGATAGTCATGTGAAGCATCTTATAATGACTTCTCATTGATAGGCAATCATAGTAGGCAAACTAAGAAGAAGTTGCTTTTCTATAGAACTAAAGTTGCCTTTTAGCACCCAAAGTTgctcaaaacagaaagtttgtcGAAACATATCCATATGGATCTATTTTTGACGAACTCGTCGCGAGAAACCCAATGGTGAAAACGAATCTGAATTCCGATACTTGAATCAAAAGTGATGGCTTTTTAAAATTTTATTAAGCCCAAATAAATGCAGGTACATATCCTTTCTTGACTGATTTGTGTAAAGTAGGTAGCGTCGACGAGATTACGAACAGATACTTTCCTTTTTTGTAGTGTAATAACGACACAGAATGCTAATTACTATTTTTGTAGGGTGAGTTTTTTGTCGGGTACTGCGTGCACTCGCGACGCCCGAATAGCGCAGCTGCACTTTGAAGCATTTAGGTTAAAAGAATGTAGACATTAACCTAAGTACTTAACTAGTTGCAAAGTTATTttaatagaagaaaataaattgTATCAATCCATTCCTCTACAACGGTATTGGCCATGGTTTGTGGGCCGTTGAACTTTAGAACATGGCTTACTAAGGAGTTTAGTGTAGGACTGAATCGGCTGGTTATTGTCTTACTAAGGAGTTTAGTGTAGGACTGAATCAGCTGGTTGATAAACTTGTTTCTATTACTTTAATGAGGATACTGGCGAGGGTTCCCCGCGCCTAGGATTCcccccgcgcctccgccgccgccggccgccctcccctcccctcccgcGCCTCCGGCCGCTGGCCGCGCGCGCCgcgccgcgccccctccccccctcccgGCCCGTCCCCCGCGTCGCCTCCCCGAGCGAGGCGACCGGGGGCCCATCTTCCTGCCCCCTAGCGCCTCCCCCTCCCCTTCCACTCCTTCCGCCGCCGCCGGGCCCTGCCCGCGTGGtgttggcggtggcggcagcctTCCCTTCCCCGCGCGCGGTGCCATGGCTCGGGTGGTGGCGTCCCGCGGTGGTGCCCCTCAGTCGACGGTGGTTCCGGCAGCGGCGGCTGCTCCAGGCGGCGCAGCTCCGGATGGCCtagaggcggcggcgcggccacttggcggcgggccggcgcggtggatgGTGGCGGCGCCCTcccggcccagatctgggccctttTGGGCCCCATCTGGGTCTGGGCGGGCCTGACTCGGTCTCGCCAGCGGCGGCTCCAGCGAGGGCGGTGGTGGCGCGGCTTGTTCGGGGGGTTGTGGAGACGGCGGCACGTCTACTGTAGTTCGGCGACGGGTGCTTCACGAGCCCCTTTTGGGCTCGGCCAGGCCCCGAGGGCCTGGTACGCTCCCCTTGCCGCGTCCGGTCGGTGACCGCCGATGGCGGTGGAGGTTGTTTCCTCCGGCGTGGCCGCTGTCGCTGCCGCTCCTCGTTCCCGGCTGCTCCCTCTCATCCTCGTCGGTCACGCTTCGATGACCATGGTGAGGCGGCGGTGATGATGGCAAGACCGTGGTGGCGCACGTTCGTGGGTGGCTTGTCTGATGGAGCGCGTCGGACCGTTCGGGGTTGTGGGTGTTTAGCGGATGGGAGAAATCTGTGCCGGCTTGCCGGCACCGACGCGGTGACGCTCGTGGGCGCCATCGTTCCTTCCTGAAGGGCGTCGGATCTTCCCCTTCCCCACGCCCCTCcgcgtaccgggggaaaccctaggacctgtccgggcagcagcgttgtcgtcgtcgtgttcCTTCCTGAAGGTGCTGCTTGGTATGTGGAGGTTCGAGGTGCCTGTAGCGAGGTGGTACATCTCCGGTGGGCGCAACGGTCTCGGGTTATCATTGTTTTCGTCGATCCGACGCTGTTAACATTATtttctctcttctttctcttttgtTTCTTTTGGGCATGCTTGTGCTGTTTGCCCCAGCATTGAACTCTTTGCTGTATCAGGCGGTTGCTATATCTATATTgtggggcgaaagcctttttcttAATGAGGATACTGGCAATGTCTAATGGAGTTGAGAATCTTCAGGGGTCTACACAAGTATACAATGAGATTTTTGTCATTAAGATCTGTTTTAAATGCAGGGAGCTGGAGGTGCTGTTCATCAACTGAATAAGCTGCATGATGATGGTGCGAATCTTGCCACACGCATGATATATTCGTCATATGCGTGCAATATCTATGTCGATGATCGATCTTACCATCCTGGGAGTCAGCGGTGAAGTTTTCCATCCGAATGAGCGAGTACACCTCGAACGTGTTGATTAGCGGGGGCAGGATCGAGCCACGCGTCATATTCAGGGTGTAGAACGCGTCGCCGTTATACAAGAAGTGTCCGCTGTCATACAAGCTGTTGGCCTGTAAAAGCTACGGGGAGAAGCCTCGGTGCAGCAAATCGCCGGCATTATAGATGTCGAACCTTCTGTTTGGGTTGCTACCATTGATTTCAGCAAAATGGAAGATCGGCAGAAGGCGGACGCTCTTAGAGTCCACATTGTCCTTTTCAATGCCGATCCACATGGAGTAGTAGTTTGCGTCTAGGGTCGTGGCCTTCTGGAAGATGGCCATCGGCACATTGAAGTAGTCGTCGCCCGGGAGAATCTCCACTTGACTGCTAGTGTTCAGGTTGATCCAGGGGTAGGTGTTGTGGTACGAAGACCAGCCCTCCCAGAACCGGTCGTAAGGATCCACTGGATATCTGCATTGCACACAAAAGACAAGGTAAATCATGTAAATACTCCATTTTTTGTTCAATTGGAGTTGGGAATCTCAAATTCTTGGCAAGTTGAGATGTACTCCCTCCGACCAGTAATAAGTGTCGCAGCTTTGAACTAAACTAACCTTAGTGTAAAACTGCGACACTTATTTTAGATCGGAGGGAGTaatatttattttctgtttgagATTCAGGAAGTATAAGAGCAGTAGAGCACACACTCCAAATGTGCTGAGCAAGCCAACATATTTTAAAACCATTGGCAGGCATAATTCAGTTCTAATCCAAAACTATGATGGATGTCAGTCTTACCTTGTGATAAAATCAGCGACTTCATCAAATCTGATGCGTCCAAAGTAGCCAACTGATACGGAAGTATTCACAAAAGGGTACATCGCATCTAGCAGTGGCCTCAGCTCCAACACAGACACGAATGGAGTCCCTGTACCGAAGTTTATCAGACAGACCGACATGGAGTCGCCTGGAGCAACGGTGAGCACTTCCTTCCATGCTGTGATTGATGGATTCCAATATGTCAAGTTCACCGTATCCCAGAAATTGACGCCAATATGGAGCCCAAACAGAAACGGCGACCCGTCCAAAGTCCTGTTCAACCCATCGTAGTCGCCGTAACTAAACAAGGCCCTCAACAGATACTTCTTGCCGATGATGGATGGCAGCGTATAGCAATTCCGTGAACCGTCAGGGAAGCTTCTCAAGGTTTTTGCTTGCTCACTAGCCGCATCAGCCATGAACTCCGTTGAAATCTTGTGGCTCAATCCACCCTCGACAAATCCATCGTCAGAATGGTACTGTAGTCCTGTTATGCTGTCGTTGTAGGTGCCATTGTTTCCGCAATCGATGCTTATGAACCCTGCACGTGGAGAATATGTATCAGTTTCATGTGTTCCAAGTTTAAGATCTACGCCAAGATCATGGCTGGTGTGACTAGATATTCACTAGCAAGCAATACGTGAGGGGTGGGGGGTGTGCTGCCTCCCTTTCGGTGGAGCGGTGTTTCTTTATACATATTCTTGGCGGCGGCTCTTGGCGGCATGGAGCAGCGGAGGCTTGGCGTCAGATATGTGGTGACGGACACGCGCAGGAGGTCGacgctgtctggcgtcgtggtggcgtcggcggCAGCGAGACCGGGCAAGGCCGTTGcaacagtacagctctgaagatggatatGTGGTAGGTGGTTGTGGCGGCCTCATACTCGGCAGGCGGCCTGG
The Aegilops tauschii subsp. strangulata cultivar AL8/78 chromosome 3, Aet v6.0, whole genome shotgun sequence genome window above contains:
- the LOC109745263 gene encoding probable LRR receptor-like serine/threonine-protein kinase At1g51810: MVISPHCSAISIKPTWNLALLLILVMMMIRVHGQSSTSGFISIDCGNNGTYNDSITGLQYHSDDGFVEGGLSHKISTEFMADAASEQAKTLRSFPDGSRNCYTLPSIIGKKYLLRALFSYGDYDGLNRTLDGSPFLFGLHIGVNFWDTVNLTYWNPSITAWKEVLTVAPGDSMSVCLINFGTGTPFVSVLELRPLLDAMYPFVNTSVSVGYFGRIRFDEVADFITRYPVDPYDRFWEGWSSYHNTYPWINLNTSSQVEILPGDDYFNVPMAIFQKATTLDANYYSMWIGIEKDNVDSKSVRLLPIFHFAEINGSNPNRRNLSTSGLKGGLTIAFMNMVSLENLDLSHNNLTGGIPDYQIKSIKVLDLSYNQLDGPIPHSILQRYQAGLLDLRFACSVAQSFRLD